The Tenacibaculum jejuense genome includes a window with the following:
- a CDS encoding tetratricopeptide repeat protein, translated as MQHLLDLGTYQKSRNTDKLPTYHQQVREILKKNSYDNIKHHKTLLIQSGVYKRRSLDYSGALKDYLAAQKIIIETNDSIYLGVNYGNIAMLYKFKNECDKAIVNFKKAIKTNTNNKNHRLLGINYSNIAKCYAEMDKIDSAFYAFDKGIYHSKLAEAYDVLQGVYGNKASLLLDQKRYEEALPLQLNFLKYTKSVNKYLSQTITNRNLAETYFQLKNNDKALFYANEAIKLGNKINMISRIYDVYKIRGEIYKSAGKLDLAFNDLKTYNKIQKDINVVNNAKKFKEIEMTHSFEKARITDSIVNAEERRRIELQLEKEEIQKQLYLASLVITLIIGLLVLYLGYLLYLKIKRKNKIKQDLLSNQIDELNTEVTTKKEEVNELLTETIIHLRSKEKLAENLSKLSHEEEGVSLKSIIADLKADKLEDAKIVVLKQNIESLNYEFLKNLKNLHPNLTKTDIEVCSFIKIGLSRKEISNLRKTSLDAIKSTRFRLKKKLKLTAEESLDEYIRSL; from the coding sequence GTGCAGCATCTTTTAGATTTAGGTACATATCAAAAGAGTAGAAACACCGATAAACTTCCAACATATCATCAACAGGTTAGAGAGATTCTTAAAAAAAACAGTTATGATAATATAAAACACCACAAAACATTACTAATTCAATCTGGAGTGTATAAACGAAGATCATTAGATTATTCAGGTGCATTGAAAGATTATTTGGCTGCTCAAAAAATTATTATTGAAACAAATGACTCCATATATCTAGGTGTAAATTATGGAAACATTGCTATGCTATACAAGTTTAAAAATGAATGTGACAAAGCAATTGTTAACTTTAAAAAGGCTATTAAAACAAATACTAATAATAAAAATCACCGATTATTAGGTATTAATTATAGTAACATCGCAAAATGTTATGCAGAGATGGACAAGATAGATTCTGCTTTTTATGCTTTTGATAAAGGGATTTATCATTCAAAATTAGCTGAAGCTTATGATGTTTTACAAGGCGTATATGGTAATAAAGCAAGTTTATTATTGGATCAAAAAAGATATGAAGAAGCACTTCCTTTACAACTCAATTTTTTAAAATATACGAAAAGTGTCAACAAGTATTTATCTCAAACGATTACGAATAGAAATCTTGCAGAAACGTATTTCCAATTAAAAAACAATGATAAAGCTCTGTTTTACGCAAATGAAGCCATAAAACTAGGAAACAAAATAAATATGATTAGTCGTATTTATGATGTGTACAAGATAAGAGGAGAAATATACAAATCTGCAGGTAAATTAGACTTAGCTTTTAACGATTTAAAGACTTACAATAAAATCCAAAAAGATATTAATGTTGTAAACAATGCGAAAAAATTTAAAGAAATTGAAATGACGCATTCTTTTGAAAAAGCACGAATAACAGATAGTATCGTTAATGCAGAAGAAAGGAGAAGAATAGAATTACAACTAGAAAAAGAAGAAATACAAAAACAATTGTATTTAGCTAGTTTAGTTATTACATTAATAATTGGTTTGCTAGTTTTATATCTAGGCTATTTGCTATACTTAAAAATTAAAAGGAAAAATAAAATCAAACAAGACCTTCTCTCTAACCAAATCGATGAACTAAATACAGAAGTAACCACCAAGAAAGAAGAAGTAAATGAATTGTTAACCGAAACAATTATTCACCTTCGATCTAAAGAGAAACTTGCTGAAAATTTATCAAAGCTTTCCCATGAAGAAGAAGGTGTTTCTTTAAAAAGTATTATTGCAGATTTAAAAGCAGACAAACTAGAAGATGCTAAAATTGTAGTTCTAAAACAAAATATCGAATCTTTGAATTATGAATTTTTGAAGAATTTAAAAAACCTACATCCTAATCTTACCAAAACAGATATTGAGGTTTGTTCTTTCATTAAAATTGGTCTTTCTCGGAAAGAGATTTCCAACCTAAGAAAAACAAGTCTTGACGCTATAAAATCAACTCGATTTAGATTAAAAAAGAAACTAAAACTAACTGCTGAAGAATCATTAGATGAATATATAAGATCACTTTAA
- a CDS encoding tetratricopeptide repeat protein, protein MIKQVLLSIFFLVFTTQIFSQNTVEELSKKLENTTDKKERLEILHEITKKTIHENSDRKIKFLKEYIALAKELKEYDKLGNKSRFLIEHFTSISLLDSTKYYVDQMLGYLPLYKDPTTEAHLLLKRASYYYNTDQYEKAIKDYNRSGDIFIKANKGLINAADARFFAAQVYNDLNDFLDAVTNYEEAYKLYDQLNDNFYKNLTLADLAGIYSKNGFHEKSITERKRVLANAKETKDYISLCYAYGNLAKINQKVKNFDNVKKYIDSTYFFIDSIQNKQQKVLSKLFLANLNIDYNLDLGNVTLAEQYLEEAKDWVKKTSAPDFFQRMNYEYQGKVYVQKKDYTKAENAFKKVLALKGQEGQQETIKKAEKEIAKVYGATGQYKKAFEHLNTYLELEETDNTLIKDNTFLYYQSKFETERKDQEIFKKKTEIELLEKDQEIEKYKRRVTVALLLIALLIAFMIFYVLWRKAKRKRRALAREIVDLNTEVTTKKEEVNELLTETIIHLRSKEKLAENLSKLSHEEEGISLKSIIADLKADKLEDAKIVVLKQNIESLNYEFLKNLKNLHPNLTKTDIEVCSFIKIGLSRKEISNLRKTSLDAIKSTRFRLKKKLNLTSEDSLDDYIRSL, encoded by the coding sequence AATAAAGTTTTTAAAAGAATATATAGCTCTGGCTAAAGAGCTTAAGGAATATGATAAATTAGGAAACAAATCTCGTTTTTTAATAGAACACTTTACTAGTATTTCTCTACTAGATTCTACAAAGTATTATGTAGATCAAATGTTGGGATATTTACCTCTTTACAAAGATCCAACTACCGAAGCTCACTTATTACTGAAAAGAGCTAGTTATTATTATAATACAGATCAATATGAAAAAGCAATAAAAGATTATAATCGCTCTGGTGATATTTTTATTAAAGCAAACAAAGGCTTAATTAATGCTGCAGATGCGCGTTTCTTCGCAGCACAAGTTTATAATGATCTAAACGATTTTTTGGATGCAGTTACCAATTATGAAGAAGCTTATAAATTGTATGATCAACTTAATGATAATTTTTATAAAAACTTAACTCTTGCAGACTTAGCAGGTATTTATTCTAAAAATGGATTCCATGAAAAATCAATTACTGAACGTAAACGAGTTTTAGCTAATGCAAAAGAAACAAAAGATTATATCTCATTATGTTATGCTTATGGAAATTTAGCAAAGATTAATCAAAAAGTTAAAAACTTTGACAACGTAAAAAAGTATATTGATTCAACATACTTTTTTATTGATAGTATACAAAACAAACAACAAAAAGTTTTATCTAAGTTATTTCTAGCGAACTTAAATATCGATTATAATTTAGACTTAGGAAATGTAACTCTGGCTGAACAATATTTAGAAGAGGCGAAAGATTGGGTTAAAAAAACAAGTGCTCCTGATTTCTTTCAGAGGATGAATTATGAGTATCAAGGTAAAGTTTACGTTCAAAAAAAAGACTACACAAAAGCAGAAAATGCATTCAAAAAAGTTTTAGCACTTAAAGGACAAGAAGGACAGCAAGAAACTATAAAAAAGGCAGAAAAAGAAATTGCTAAAGTATACGGAGCTACAGGTCAATACAAAAAAGCTTTTGAGCATTTAAACACCTATTTAGAATTAGAGGAAACAGACAATACGTTAATTAAAGACAATACTTTTTTATATTATCAATCTAAATTTGAAACAGAACGAAAAGATCAAGAGATTTTTAAAAAGAAAACTGAAATTGAACTTTTAGAAAAGGATCAAGAAATTGAAAAATATAAAAGACGTGTAACTGTAGCACTTTTACTAATTGCACTTTTAATAGCCTTCATGATTTTTTATGTCCTTTGGAGAAAAGCCAAACGTAAACGTAGAGCATTAGCTAGAGAAATAGTTGATTTAAATACAGAAGTAACCACCAAGAAAGAAGAAGTAAATGAATTGTTAACCGAAACTATAATTCATCTTCGATCTAAAGAAAAACTTGCCGAAAATTTATCAAAACTTTCTCATGAAGAAGAGGGTATTTCTTTAAAAAGTATTATTGCTGATTTAAAAGCAGACAAGTTAGAAGATGCTAAAATTGTCGTTCTAAAACAAAATATCGAATCTTTGAATTATGAATTTTTAAAGAACTTAAAAAATCTACATCCTAATCTTACAAAAACAGATATTGAGGTTTGTTCTTTCATAAAAATTGGACTTTCTCGAAAAGAAATTTCTAACTTAAGAAAAACGAGTCTTGATGCTATAAAATCAACAAGATTTAGATTAAAAAAGAAACTAAACCTTACATCTGAAGATTCTCTTGATGATTATATCAGATCACTTTAA